The region CATTCTGGGCGGAATTGTCGACCGCATCCCGTGGCGCCCGTTCACCACGGTCCAGCTCACCGCTTCCATGTTCCACGGCTGGGGCCTGATCAACGTCAACATAGCCCTGGGAACGCGCTCGACGATCATCGCCCACCGCATCTACGACCCGGTTCAGGCCGTCGACGATGCGCTTAAGTACAATGTCGACGGGATTGTGTCCTCCGGCGTATTCCTCAAGAGCTTCGTCGACGAGTTCGAAAAGCGCGGAAACGCCAAGCTGCCCAACCTGCGTTTTGTTGTCGCCGCCGGCAATATCCTGCCGCAGTACGTCTACGAGCGGATTACCGACAACTTCGGCGAGGTGATGTACAACTTCTACGGCACCTCTGAGAACAACCAGATCTCCATCGCAACGCCGTCCGACCTGCGCGCCAAGCCAGGAACCGTTGGTCGTCCAAACCTGGGCACGACCGTCAAGATTCTCAACGAGGACGGCAGCGAGGTACCCGTCGGCAAGCCCGGCCTGGTCCACTCAGCGTGCAGCCTGACCTTCCTCGGATACCTGAGCCCGAAGGACAAGGCCACCGTGCGCAGCAACACCCTGTCCACGGGCGACCTCGGCTACATCGACGAGGATGGGTTCCTCTTCGTCTACGGCCGCGCCGATGACATGGTCATCCGCGGCGGCGAGAACGTCTACCCGAAGGAAGCGGAGGACGTCATCGCCCGCATTCCGGGAGTCGACCAGGTTCACGTGCGTGGCGAGCAAAACGGAAAGGTCATCGCAGACGTTGACGCCTGGATTGTGCGCACCTCCGACGAGGCGGGAGCCCAGCTGACCGAGGACACCGTTAAAAAGACCGTCCTGGAGCTTCTGGCAGCCCACAACGTCCCGGACAACGTCTTCTTCGTCGACGAGTTGCCCTGGAATGACGCTGGCAAGGTTGTCCGCGCGAAGCTTCCGCACCCCAGCGAATTCGACAAGTCGGGCCCCGGCGCCAACCCCTCCGCCGGAATCGACGGCCAGAAATAGACACCTACCAGCACCGAGAGTTTACCCAGCCTAAGCCCATGTCTGTCATCAAAAGCCTAAAGAGCAAATCCAAAGCGGAGTCGGACGTTATCGTCATCGGCTCCGGTTTCGGCGGCGCTGTATCCGCACTGCGCCTGACCGAAAAGGGATACCGAGTCACCGTCCTAGAGGCGGGCCGCAGGGTCTCGGATTCCGATTTCCCCGACTCCAACTGGGATCTCAAGAAATACCTTTGGGCACCGAAGCTGGGCTTCTACGGCATCCAGCGCATCCACCCGCTTTCCGACGTGCTGGTTCTCGCCGGTGCGGGAGTCGGCGGCGGGTCGCTGAATTACGCATGCACGCTCTACCGTCCGTCGACGCCGTACTTCCAGCATGCGCAGTGGAAGTCGATCACGGACTGGGAAGCAGAATTGACCCCGTTCTACGACCAAGCTGAACGCATGATGGGCGTATCGCTGAACCCTTCGTTTACGCCGTCGGACCGCGTCGTGAAGCATGTTGCTGAGACCATGGGCAAGGGCGATACTTTCCGTCGCACCCCGGTCGGCGTCTTCTTCGGAGACCGCAAGGAGGGTTCGCCGTCGCCGAAGGGAACGCCGGAAGCGGTTGCGGACCCGTACTTCGGTGGAGTCGGCCCGGCGCGCGTGCCCTGCACCGAGTGCGGCGAGTGCATGACGGGCTGCCGGCACAACTCGAAGAACACGCTGGTCAAGAACTACCTCTACCTGGCGGAAAAAGCCGGCGCCAAAATCCAGCCGCTGACTACCGTGACGGGAATCGAGCAGGACGTCGACGGCACCTGGCTGGTGCACACGAAGCCTTCCGACGCTCTCGCACTGGAGGGCATCCTCAAGGCGAAGACCCTGCGCGCGGGCCACGTAATCCTGGCCGCCGGAGCATGGGGAACCCAGAACCTCCTGCACAAGGCGAACGAGGACGGCACCCTGCCGAACCTCAGCGCCCGGGTTGGACACCTGACCCGAACGAACTCCGAGGCCATTCTGGGCGCATCAACCAAGACCATCGACCCTGAGTCCGACTTTTCCAAGGGTGTGGCGATCACATCCTCGTTCTTCCCGGACGAGCAGACCCACATCGAGCCGTGCCGCTACGGCAAGGGTTCGAACGCCATGGCGCTGCTGCAGATGGTGCAGACCAATGGCGGTTCCAAGATTCCCCGCTTCGTACAGGCACTGTGGAAGATTGTCACGCACCCGAAGGAAGCCAAACGACTCTACGAACTGGAGGGATGGTCGCAGCGAACCATCATCCTGCTGGTCATGCAGGATGTCGATAATTCGCTGACTACCTTCATGCGCAAGGTCGGCCCGTTCCGCTGGCTGACATCGAAGCAGGGAACCGGCCTGCCGAACCCGAAGTGGATTCCGGCGGGCAACGTCTCGACGAACATCGCCGCCGAGAAGATGTCGCAGGGAAATGGCGGCCGCGCTATCGCCGGAGGCTCCATTAGCGAGCTGCTCAACAAACCGACGACAGCACACTTCATCGGTGGCGCTGTCATCAGCGAGAAGCCGTCGGAAGGCGTCATTGATCCCTACCAGCGAGTGTGGGGCCATCCGACCCTGTCGGTGCACGACGGCGCGGCCCTAGCGGCGAACCCGGGAGTCAATCCGGCGCTGTCGATTCTGGCGCTGGCCGAGCGCGCCTGTGCGCTGTGGCCGAATAAGGGCGAGGCCGATACCCGGCCCTCCCAGACCGAGCGTTACCGGGTCGTGTCCCCGGTCGAACCGAAGACTCCGGTGGTGCCCGCCACCGCTTCCGCCGCATACTCGATTGCTCCTACGCCGCTCGGGATGCCCCGAGTAAAGTCGTAGGGTATGAGCGACAACCTCTTTGCATCCGACGTCTACCAGCAGCGCCTGAACCGTACGTGCGCGCTCCTCGCCGAGCGCGGTTTGGGCGCTGCCATTTTCGGCACAGGAGCAGACCTTCAGTACCTCATCGGTTCTGAGGTCTCCTCGCACGAGCGCTTGACCGCATTAGTGGTCAATGCCTCGGGCAAGGTCACTTTGGTGCTCCCCGCCGTCGAGCGCGGCGACCTGGCTGCCTGCGCCATCGGGGAGCTCAACGCCGAGGTGGTCATGTGGGAAGACGGCGAGGATGCCCATGAGATTGTCGCAAAACTCGTCGCCGGGGCTGAGGTGCTCGGCATCGGCGCTTCACTCACCGCAGACCACCTAATCGCGCTGCAGGATCTCACCGGAGCCAAGACAGTACTGGCGAACACGGTGCTCAAGGAGCTATTCATGCGCAAGGATGCCGCGGAAGTCGAGCAACTGCGCCTGGCCGGTGCCGCCATTGACCGCGTCCACGATCGCGTCCCCGCGATGCTGCGCGCCGGGCGCACCGAGCGCGAGGTGGCCGACGAAATCTCGGCAGCCATTATCGACGAGGGGCATGTGGCCGTGGACTTCGTCATCGTCGGCTCCGCTGAAAACGGGGCGAACCCGCACCATGACTTCTCCGACCGTGTCATCGAGGACGGCGACATTGTGGTCGTGGACATCGGAGGCACGCTGCCTGTCGGGTATCACTCGGATTGCACCCGCACCTACGTCGTCGGTAAGCCGAGCGAGAAGGCGACTGCCGCCTGGGCGGCTCTGCGTAAGGCCCAGGAGGCCGCAGTCGCTGCGGTGCGCCCGGGTGTGACGGCCGCGGAAATCGACGGAATTGCGCGCCAACATCTCACCGATGCGGGGTACGGAGAGTGCTTCATCCACCGCACGGGCCATGGGATTGGGCTGTCTACACACGAGGAGCCATTCATCATGGCCGCAAATGACCTGCCTTTGGAGCCTGGGATGGCTTTTTCCGTTGAGCCCGGCGTGTACCTTCCGGGCGAGTTCGGTATGCGCTTAGAGGACATCATCGTCGTCACCGACGAGGGCGGAGAGTCCGTCAACCACGGCCCGCACGAGCTGATTCCGGCACAGTCTGGTTCAGCGCAGCCCGGCGCCACACAGGCCAGTTAGACAAGCGCTCACTACAGTCGAGGGGAAACTATGGGACACGTTCTGATTCTGGGTGCAACCAGCGAGATTGGCGGTGAAGTCGCAGCGCGCCTGGCCAATCACAACATCGTCACTCTGGCTGCGCGCCGCACGGACGCGCTCGATGGCATCGCCAGCCGGCTTATCGACGGCGGCGCCGTCGCGGTACACCGACTATTCTTCGAGGCCGACGACCTCGCCGCGCACCGCTCATTCGTCGAGAAGGCATGGGCAAACGGCCCCATCGACACGGTCGTCGTCGCTTTCGGAATCCTCGGCAACCAGGACGAATGCGAAGCCTCCGGAACGGCGGCGGCCGCCACGATCCACACCGACTTCACCGCGCAGGCATCGATCATCACCGAGATAGTCGCCCGCATGGAGGCGGGCATCGCCTCCGGTGACTTGAAACCGCGCGATGGAATCGCTGCGCGCATCATGGCGTTTTCGTCCATCGCCGGTGCCCGCGTGCGCCGCGCGAACTACGTCTACGGCTCGGCGAAGGCCGGTCTCGACGGATTCCTCCAGGGGCTCCAGGACAAGCTCCACGGCTCCCAGATTCAGTTGACCATCGTCCGGCCCGGGTTCGTCATCGGACGCATGACCGAAGGCATGAAGCCTGCTCCAATGTCGTCTCGCCCCGACGAAGTCGCCGAGGCCGCAGTTACCGCTCTCGACGGGCGTAAGGCGCACGTGTGGATTCCCCGCAAACTCGCGCTTTTGGCCTGGGCGACCTCCTTCACGCCTCGATGGATTTGGAGGAGGATGCCGCGGTGAGCAACCTCGACGGTGACTATTCCTCGCCCCCTTTTGCGCGCCTGCGCGTCGTGGGTATCGGCTGCGACGGAGTAGCAGGTTTAAGCCCCCGCGCAGTAAAGGTACTGCGTTCCGCCCGGAAGATTTTCGGCTCGCCGCGCCAGCTTTCCCTGCTTGACGACGGTGCCCTGATCCCCCCGGGTGCCCCGCCAGCACACCTGCCAACCCAGGACCAGGACGCACGGACCCCCGAGCTCACCGCGTGGCCGAAGAAGTTTTGGCAGGACTGGGTCCAAACTCTCTCCGCCGTCGATCCTGCGGTGGACGTCATCCTGGCCAGCGGCGATCCGATGTTCCACGGAATCGGGGCCTCGCTCGTCCGCGAGCTCGGCCGCGGCGCCGTGGAGGTCATCCCTGCGCCCTCGTCGGCGTCCTTGGCGTGCGCTCATTTGGGCTGGCCGCTCCATGAGACGCCGGTGGTGTCTTTGGTGACCGGACGCCCCGGCATGGAAGGTGCCGCCCGCGTCGTTCCGGTAGCGGATACGGGCAAACCGTTTTTGGTGCTGTGCCGAAGCGCAGCCTCGGTAAAGGACGTGTCCCACGTTCTCGCGGATCGCCCAGATACCAAGCTGACCGCTTTGACAAACCTCGGAGGCTCACACGCCACGGGGCTTCCGGAATCGGTCGTGCGGGGCAGCGTTGCCTCGCCGCCGGAGCCCGCCGGAGATTTGACTGTGCTGGCGGTGGAGCCGTCGGCAAGCATTCGGAGCGGACATGCCTTGCGCGGCTGGCTGAGCGATGATGACTTCGACAGCGACGGGCAGCTGACTAAGGCACCGATCCGGCAGATGACGGTCGCCGCGCTCGACCCGCGGCCCGGCGCGCTGCTGTGGGATATCGGGGGCGGCACGGGCTCGATCGCGATTGAGTGGGCACGACATGGCGGGATGTCCGAAGTATTCGAGCAAAAGGCCGAGCGCGTCGAGCGGATTCGTCACAATGCCCAGGCTCTGAGCGGCAACGTTGTGGTGTTCCAAGGCTCTGCTCCTAAGGTTCTGGAGGAAAGCTCTGCAACCCCGGAGGCAATCTTCATCGGAGGAGGGCTGACCGCCCAGGGCATGATTGACCGCTGCTGGAACGCTCTGGCGCCCGGCGGGCGAATCGTCGCCAACACGGTGACGCTGGAGTCCGAGGCCCTGCTGTGGGAAGCGCGCCGTCGCTTTGGCGGCACCGTCACGCGAATCAGTGTCGAGCGGGCGGGCGCGGTGGGACGTTTCACCGCATGGCGGCCCGCATTGCCAGTGGTGCAATGGGTTGCGGACAAGCCCGCCGAGTGATGGCGGAGGCAGGTTCGTAGAATCAACGTTTAGATAGCCACAACTTTTTCAACCGTAGTTTTCAAAAATCTTTTACAAGGACTAGTGAGCAGCTTTGACCGTTTACTTCATCGGCGCCGGCCCTGGCGCTGCCGACCTGCTGACGCTTCGCGCTGACCGGCTGATTCGTTCCTGCCCGGTGTGTCTCTACGCGGGCTCGATTGTGCCACCCGAGGTTTTGGACAACTGCCCGGAGGGCGCGGAGGTCATCAACACCGCTCGCATGCCGCTGGACACCATCGTCGAGAAGATTGCGAAGGCCCACGCGGAGGGCAAGGACGTCGCGCGCTTGCAGTCCGGCGATCCTTCCGTGTGGTCGGCCCTGGCTGAGCAGGTCCGCAGGCTCAGCCAGCGCGGCATCGATTACGAGATTGTCCCCGGCGTGGCGTCGTTTTCCGCAGCCGCGGCTGCGCTTGGCCATGAGCTGACGGTCCCCACTGTCGGCCAATCCGTGGTGCTCACCCGCATTTCGGGTCGCGCCTCCGCGATGCCGGAAGGGGAGACGCTGGAGAACTTCGGCCGCACTGGCGCGACCCTGTGCATTCACCTGGCCGCGCACGATATCGATCGCGTCGTCGCCGAGCTGACGCCATACTACGGCGAGCATGGGCCGGTGGCTGTGGTCGCGTTCGCCTCTCGCCCGGAGGAGGTCATCCTCCGCGGCACCTTGGCGGATATCGCAGACCAGGTCAAGCAGGCCGGTGTTACCCGCACTGCAGTCATTATCGTGGGCAAGGTCCTGACCGCCGAGGCGTTCCCGGATAGCTTCCTCTACAGCGATGACCGCCCCCGCGACGAACACGGACGGACGATTCCATGCGTGCACTAATCCTGGGAGGAACCGGCGAGGCCCGAGCCCTGGCAAAGAAGCTGGTAGACGCCGGATGGTTCGTCACCTCATCGCTGGCCGGGCGAGTCTCCGAGCCGAAGTTGCCGGTAGGCAGCGTGCGTATCGGCGGTTTTGGCGGCCCCGCCGGGCTCGCCAAGTGGCTGATTTCGGATGCCACCGAGGTCATCATTGATGCGACCCACCCATTCGCGGAGAAAATCAGCGAGTCAGCTGCCGAGGCAGCGCGTGCCACAGGCCTGCCGCTTATCGCGCTGCACCGGCCCGCGTGGGAGCAGCAGAAGGGCGACAATTGGATTGAGGTTGGCTCGATGGAGGAGGCGGTCCGCGTGGTCGCAGATAGGTTCTCCAGTCCGTTCCTCACCATCGGCCGGCAGCAGCTGGCCGCGTTCGCCGGAGACTCCAACGGGCGCTACCTCATCCGCTGTGTGGAAAAGCCGCCCCCTCCGCTGCCTAAAAACCGCAAGGTCGTGCTCAGCCGTGGGCCCTACGATGTTGCAGGCGAGCGCAAGATCATGCGCGACTACGCCGTTGACTGCGTCGTGACCAAGAACTCCGGCGGGGCGGCGACTTACGCCAAAATCGAGGCCGCCCGGGACCTGCGGAAGCCCGTCGTTATGGTGCAGCGCCCGAAACTCCCGGGCGCCGACATCGCTATCGTCGCGACAGATGTCGACGAGGCCTACAACGCGGTCATCCGACGCGGCTAGGTCGGAAGCGGGCCCAAAAGGGCGGGTGCCCGCCCCGACGATAGGGCGCTAGGCGCTAGGCCGCTAGGCCAGCAGCTCGCCCGTGCCGCTGGTTCCGCCCTCGCCGTAGTGCCGCGCGGTGTAGACGCGCGTCGTGCCCGCAGCCTTGTAGGCCACGGTAGATGTCGACCCCATAATGACCATTGTGCGCATATCCACGATGTCCGGGTCGAACTCCGCGAGCGTGGTTACCGTGACGCTTTCCTGA is a window of Corynebacterium lactis RW2-5 DNA encoding:
- a CDS encoding AMP-binding protein; the encoded protein is MPKAANPLDPQTGRRNRLVTQTLAQDVTNFLQAFRPLQKSGIYPDRPSGQTRPIMHCIKRWGMSQAMTVEMNCIRTPDSIALVDDLGERTYKELRDDVWAFAKGLHKRGIGPKDTIAIMARNGRGIMYPFIACGYLGARMMIINPASSGRQVTSMLSEYGADALVMDDEFAGSFEIPDGIVTVIGYGESEGFETMQQLIDEDADIAMPEKARPQPMVLMSSGTTGLPKGVQVRTPKTPRILGGIVDRIPWRPFTTVQLTASMFHGWGLINVNIALGTRSTIIAHRIYDPVQAVDDALKYNVDGIVSSGVFLKSFVDEFEKRGNAKLPNLRFVVAAGNILPQYVYERITDNFGEVMYNFYGTSENNQISIATPSDLRAKPGTVGRPNLGTTVKILNEDGSEVPVGKPGLVHSACSLTFLGYLSPKDKATVRSNTLSTGDLGYIDEDGFLFVYGRADDMVIRGGENVYPKEAEDVIARIPGVDQVHVRGEQNGKVIADVDAWIVRTSDEAGAQLTEDTVKKTVLELLAAHNVPDNVFFVDELPWNDAGKVVRAKLPHPSEFDKSGPGANPSAGIDGQK
- a CDS encoding cobalt-precorrin-6A reductase codes for the protein MRALILGGTGEARALAKKLVDAGWFVTSSLAGRVSEPKLPVGSVRIGGFGGPAGLAKWLISDATEVIIDATHPFAEKISESAAEAARATGLPLIALHRPAWEQQKGDNWIEVGSMEEAVRVVADRFSSPFLTIGRQQLAAFAGDSNGRYLIRCVEKPPPPLPKNRKVVLSRGPYDVAGERKIMRDYAVDCVVTKNSGGAATYAKIEAARDLRKPVVMVQRPKLPGADIAIVATDVDEAYNAVIRRG
- a CDS encoding GMC family oxidoreductase, giving the protein MSVIKSLKSKSKAESDVIVIGSGFGGAVSALRLTEKGYRVTVLEAGRRVSDSDFPDSNWDLKKYLWAPKLGFYGIQRIHPLSDVLVLAGAGVGGGSLNYACTLYRPSTPYFQHAQWKSITDWEAELTPFYDQAERMMGVSLNPSFTPSDRVVKHVAETMGKGDTFRRTPVGVFFGDRKEGSPSPKGTPEAVADPYFGGVGPARVPCTECGECMTGCRHNSKNTLVKNYLYLAEKAGAKIQPLTTVTGIEQDVDGTWLVHTKPSDALALEGILKAKTLRAGHVILAAGAWGTQNLLHKANEDGTLPNLSARVGHLTRTNSEAILGASTKTIDPESDFSKGVAITSSFFPDEQTHIEPCRYGKGSNAMALLQMVQTNGGSKIPRFVQALWKIVTHPKEAKRLYELEGWSQRTIILLVMQDVDNSLTTFMRKVGPFRWLTSKQGTGLPNPKWIPAGNVSTNIAAEKMSQGNGGRAIAGGSISELLNKPTTAHFIGGAVISEKPSEGVIDPYQRVWGHPTLSVHDGAALAANPGVNPALSILALAERACALWPNKGEADTRPSQTERYRVVSPVEPKTPVVPATASAAYSIAPTPLGMPRVKS
- a CDS encoding SDR family NAD(P)-dependent oxidoreductase; the encoded protein is MGHVLILGATSEIGGEVAARLANHNIVTLAARRTDALDGIASRLIDGGAVAVHRLFFEADDLAAHRSFVEKAWANGPIDTVVVAFGILGNQDECEASGTAAAATIHTDFTAQASIITEIVARMEAGIASGDLKPRDGIAARIMAFSSIAGARVRRANYVYGSAKAGLDGFLQGLQDKLHGSQIQLTIVRPGFVIGRMTEGMKPAPMSSRPDEVAEAAVTALDGRKAHVWIPRKLALLAWATSFTPRWIWRRMPR
- a CDS encoding M24 family metallopeptidase — its product is MSDNLFASDVYQQRLNRTCALLAERGLGAAIFGTGADLQYLIGSEVSSHERLTALVVNASGKVTLVLPAVERGDLAACAIGELNAEVVMWEDGEDAHEIVAKLVAGAEVLGIGASLTADHLIALQDLTGAKTVLANTVLKELFMRKDAAEVEQLRLAGAAIDRVHDRVPAMLRAGRTEREVADEISAAIIDEGHVAVDFVIVGSAENGANPHHDFSDRVIEDGDIVVVDIGGTLPVGYHSDCTRTYVVGKPSEKATAAWAALRKAQEAAVAAVRPGVTAAEIDGIARQHLTDAGYGECFIHRTGHGIGLSTHEEPFIMAANDLPLEPGMAFSVEPGVYLPGEFGMRLEDIIVVTDEGGESVNHGPHELIPAQSGSAQPGATQAS
- the cobM gene encoding precorrin-4 C(11)-methyltransferase, coding for MTVYFIGAGPGAADLLTLRADRLIRSCPVCLYAGSIVPPEVLDNCPEGAEVINTARMPLDTIVEKIAKAHAEGKDVARLQSGDPSVWSALAEQVRRLSQRGIDYEIVPGVASFSAAAAALGHELTVPTVGQSVVLTRISGRASAMPEGETLENFGRTGATLCIHLAAHDIDRVVAELTPYYGEHGPVAVVAFASRPEEVILRGTLADIADQVKQAGVTRTAVIIVGKVLTAEAFPDSFLYSDDRPRDEHGRTIPCVH
- the cbiT gene encoding precorrin-6Y C5,15-methyltransferase (decarboxylating) subunit CbiT, whose amino-acid sequence is MDSPQTRAFGLGDLLHASMDLEEDAAVSNLDGDYSSPPFARLRVVGIGCDGVAGLSPRAVKVLRSARKIFGSPRQLSLLDDGALIPPGAPPAHLPTQDQDARTPELTAWPKKFWQDWVQTLSAVDPAVDVILASGDPMFHGIGASLVRELGRGAVEVIPAPSSASLACAHLGWPLHETPVVSLVTGRPGMEGAARVVPVADTGKPFLVLCRSAASVKDVSHVLADRPDTKLTALTNLGGSHATGLPESVVRGSVASPPEPAGDLTVLAVEPSASIRSGHALRGWLSDDDFDSDGQLTKAPIRQMTVAALDPRPGALLWDIGGGTGSIAIEWARHGGMSEVFEQKAERVERIRHNAQALSGNVVVFQGSAPKVLEESSATPEAIFIGGGLTAQGMIDRCWNALAPGGRIVANTVTLESEALLWEARRRFGGTVTRISVERAGAVGRFTAWRPALPVVQWVADKPAE